A genomic region of Bernardetia sp. ABR2-2B contains the following coding sequences:
- a CDS encoding M3 family metallopeptidase translates to MIKQTIKQSLFLLLILFAFSACKQEVKKETQETKEETTTENLLLQEWTGDYGGVPAFDKMKLEDIKPAMLKGMEMNLADIEKIANNPEPATFENTIEEMERAGKELDRAFNYYGIWSSNMSSPEFRAIDEELSPKFSEFNSKITQNEKLFQRIKTVYDNAKETPLEADKQRVLELTYKSFEMNGAELSPEKKAKYAAINKELSTLYTKFSNNVLHDEEGYITYLDENQLGGLSEGFIKSAAKIATDNGQEGKYAITNTRSSMDVFLTYSTERDLREKVWKNYYSRGDNADEYDNNKIIAEILKLRRERVELLGYDNYAEWRLQNRMAKNPKNAMNLMETVWKASIARVDEEVKDMQDVANKSGDKITIEPWDYRFYAEKVRQAKYDLDSEEVKQYLQLDKLTEAMHYVAGRLFNYKFTPVPEGSVPVFHEDVKVWEVTDKDTGENIGLWYLDPYARQGKRSGAWATSYRSHTTFDGKKNVLASNNSNFVKPAPNQPLLVSWDDANTFFHEFGHALHAFSSNVKYPTLNGGVRDYTEFQSQLLERWLSTDEVINNYLVHSETGEPMPKELIDKIKKASTFNQGFATTEYLASALIDMKIHLADPANIDIDKFEKETLDELGMPKELVMRHRTPHFGHVFSGEGYATAYYGYMWADVLTADAAEAFAEADGGFYDAEMAEKLVKYLFAPRNAIDPAEAYKLFRGREANMEALMRDRGFPVPKK, encoded by the coding sequence ATGATAAAACAGACAATCAAACAAAGTCTATTTTTACTACTTATTTTATTTGCTTTTTCGGCGTGTAAGCAAGAAGTAAAAAAAGAAACACAGGAAACAAAAGAAGAGACCACGACAGAAAATCTATTATTACAAGAATGGACAGGCGATTATGGTGGTGTTCCTGCTTTTGATAAAATGAAGCTAGAAGACATCAAACCAGCGATGTTAAAAGGAATGGAAATGAATTTGGCTGATATTGAAAAAATAGCCAATAATCCAGAACCTGCTACTTTCGAAAATACCATCGAAGAAATGGAACGTGCAGGAAAAGAACTAGATAGAGCTTTCAATTATTATGGAATTTGGAGCAGTAATATGTCTTCGCCAGAGTTTAGAGCGATTGATGAAGAACTTTCCCCTAAATTTTCAGAGTTTAATTCTAAAATTACACAAAACGAAAAGCTATTTCAACGCATCAAAACTGTTTACGACAACGCTAAAGAAACGCCTTTAGAAGCTGACAAGCAGCGTGTTTTAGAACTCACTTATAAAAGTTTTGAGATGAATGGTGCAGAACTTAGTCCAGAGAAAAAAGCAAAATATGCTGCTATCAACAAAGAACTTTCGACACTTTATACCAAGTTTTCAAACAATGTTTTGCACGATGAAGAAGGTTATATCACTTATTTAGACGAAAATCAATTAGGAGGTTTATCAGAAGGTTTTATTAAGTCGGCTGCCAAAATAGCAACTGACAACGGACAAGAAGGAAAATATGCTATCACAAATACTCGTTCGTCAATGGATGTTTTTTTGACGTATTCTACTGAAAGAGATTTACGTGAAAAAGTTTGGAAAAACTACTATTCAAGAGGAGATAATGCAGACGAATATGACAACAACAAAATCATTGCAGAAATATTAAAATTACGTAGAGAGCGTGTGGAGCTTTTGGGATATGACAATTATGCTGAATGGCGTTTGCAAAATCGTATGGCAAAAAACCCAAAAAATGCAATGAATTTGATGGAAACAGTTTGGAAGGCATCAATTGCAAGAGTGGATGAAGAAGTAAAAGACATGCAAGACGTAGCAAACAAAAGTGGCGACAAAATTACGATAGAGCCTTGGGATTATCGTTTTTATGCTGAAAAAGTAAGACAAGCAAAATACGATTTGGATTCGGAAGAAGTAAAACAATATTTACAGCTTGACAAACTCACCGAAGCGATGCATTATGTCGCAGGACGACTTTTTAATTATAAGTTTACGCCTGTTCCAGAAGGTTCTGTTCCAGTTTTTCATGAAGATGTAAAAGTTTGGGAAGTAACCGACAAAGACACAGGCGAGAATATCGGACTTTGGTATCTTGACCCGTATGCAAGACAAGGTAAGCGTTCGGGGGCGTGGGCGACAAGCTACAGAAGTCATACAACTTTTGATGGAAAGAAAAACGTTTTGGCTTCCAACAATTCAAACTTTGTAAAACCTGCACCAAATCAACCTCTTTTAGTTTCTTGGGACGATGCAAATACATTCTTTCACGAGTTTGGTCATGCGCTACATGCCTTCTCTTCGAATGTAAAATATCCAACGCTGAACGGTGGTGTGAGAGATTATACAGAATTTCAATCACAGCTTTTGGAGCGTTGGTTATCTACTGATGAGGTTATCAATAACTATTTGGTGCATAGTGAAACTGGCGAACCGATGCCAAAAGAACTCATAGACAAAATCAAGAAAGCATCTACTTTCAATCAAGGTTTTGCGACGACAGAATACTTAGCTTCTGCACTTATAGATATGAAAATCCACCTTGCAGACCCAGCAAATATTGATATTGACAAATTTGAAAAAGAAACATTAGACGAGCTTGGAATGCCAAAAGAGCTTGTGATGCGCCACAGAACGCCACATTTCGGACATGTTTTTTCTGGAGAAGGCTACGCAACAGCCTATTATGGTTATATGTGGGCAGATGTTTTGACAGCAGACGCAGCCGAAGCCTTTGCAGAAGCAGACGGAGGTTTTTATGATGCAGAAATGGCAGAAAAGTTAGTAAAATATCTTTTTGCGCCAAGAAATGCTATAGACCCAGCCGAAGCCTACAAACTCTTTAGAGGACGTGAAGCAAATATGGAAGCATTGATGCGTGATAGAGGTTTTCCTGTTCCGAAGAAGTAA
- the kynU gene encoding kynureninase: protein MNHKTTKDFALKLDATDSLAHFREKFWIPTLSSVSKNINSSKEEVIYFCGNSLGLQPKTTKAYIEQELEDWKNLGVEGHFHGKNPWLSYHKLLTNQTAKIVGAKPIEVVVMNNLTVNLHLLMVSFYRPTQKRFKILMEGGAFPSDQYAVESQVKFHKLLPDEAIVEMIPREGEETLRTEDITKKIEELGDELALVMFGGVNYYTGQFFDVEKITAAAHKIGATAGFDLAHAAGNVPLKLHDWKVDFATWCSYKYLNSGAGGTSGVFVNEKYADDNSLPRFAGWWGHDEKDRFKMKKGFIPMRGAEGWQLSNAQILPMAAHKASLDIFEEAGFENLREKSEQLTAYMEFLVESFNKEQSKIQIQIITPKNKSERGCQLSLVFDKEGKKYHEILTQKGVISDWREPNVIRIAPIPLYNSFMDCYRFYEILKEIAL, encoded by the coding sequence ATGAACCACAAAACTACCAAAGACTTCGCACTAAAGTTAGATGCAACTGATTCCTTAGCTCATTTTAGAGAAAAATTTTGGATTCCTACGTTGAGTTCTGTCTCAAAAAATATTAATTCTAGCAAAGAAGAAGTAATTTATTTTTGTGGAAACTCTTTAGGGCTTCAACCCAAAACTACAAAAGCCTATATTGAACAAGAGTTAGAAGACTGGAAAAACTTAGGTGTAGAAGGACATTTTCATGGAAAAAATCCGTGGCTCTCCTATCATAAATTACTTACAAATCAGACAGCCAAAATTGTAGGTGCAAAGCCTATTGAAGTAGTAGTAATGAATAATTTGACAGTCAATTTACATCTATTAATGGTTTCATTTTATCGACCTACTCAAAAACGTTTCAAAATATTGATGGAAGGAGGAGCTTTTCCTTCTGACCAATATGCTGTCGAATCTCAAGTTAAGTTTCACAAACTTTTGCCAGATGAAGCTATTGTTGAAATGATTCCTAGAGAGGGCGAGGAAACGCTAAGAACAGAAGATATAACAAAGAAAATAGAAGAACTTGGCGATGAACTAGCTTTGGTTATGTTTGGTGGCGTAAATTACTATACAGGACAATTTTTTGACGTAGAAAAAATTACAGCAGCAGCTCACAAAATCGGTGCAACAGCAGGATTTGATTTGGCACATGCAGCAGGAAATGTACCTTTAAAACTTCATGATTGGAAAGTAGATTTTGCGACTTGGTGTAGTTATAAATACCTTAATTCTGGTGCTGGTGGAACTTCTGGTGTATTTGTAAATGAAAAATATGCTGATGATAATTCGCTTCCACGATTTGCAGGTTGGTGGGGACACGATGAGAAAGACCGTTTTAAAATGAAAAAAGGATTTATTCCGATGCGTGGTGCAGAAGGTTGGCAACTAAGTAATGCACAGATTTTGCCGATGGCTGCACACAAAGCCTCTTTAGATATTTTTGAAGAAGCAGGTTTTGAAAACCTAAGAGAAAAAAGTGAACAGTTAACAGCATATATGGAGTTTTTGGTAGAAAGTTTTAATAAAGAACAATCAAAAATTCAAATTCAAATCATTACACCAAAAAATAAATCTGAAAGAGGTTGTCAGTTGTCTTTGGTTTTTGATAAAGAAGGTAAAAAGTATCACGAAATCCTAACTCAGAAAGGAGTTATTTCAGATTGGAGAGAACCTAATGTGATTCGCATTGCACCTATTCCTTTATATAATTCTTTTATGGATTGTTATCGATTTTATGAAATTTTGAAAGAAATTGCTTTGTGA
- a CDS encoding rhodanese-related sulfurtransferase, producing the protein MKTTENKLAVNNVENPHFPYRVLLYYCFTPIENPEKFKEEHHLFCIKLGLLGRIIVADEGLNGTVCGTPEACQKYIDALESDARFKDIDFKIDASEHNTFSKINVRLKKEIVHAGIPHIKPYHGTGTHLSPQEFKNLKDNDDVVILDVRSDYEHNLGHFKNAVTLDMENFREFPEKIKELEKYKDKKVLTYCTGGIKCEKASALLLKEGFESVYQLHGGIIKYGKEVGGEDFEGKCYVFDERVAVDVNEVNPTLVSTCYVCEQRSDYMVNCANPKCNRHTTICKPCLEKMDGACSDECKNHPEKRQYEPEGKGMYKKNLNGYNPYIGWNVDKVIDKNINKK; encoded by the coding sequence ATGAAAACAACAGAAAATAAACTTGCAGTAAATAACGTCGAAAATCCTCATTTTCCGTATCGTGTCCTTTTGTATTATTGCTTTACACCCATCGAAAATCCAGAAAAATTCAAAGAAGAACATCATCTTTTTTGTATAAAATTAGGACTTTTGGGAAGAATCATTGTAGCCGATGAAGGTCTGAACGGAACAGTTTGTGGAACTCCAGAAGCATGTCAAAAATATATTGATGCTTTAGAAAGTGATGCTCGTTTTAAAGATATTGATTTCAAGATTGATGCGTCGGAGCATAATACATTTAGCAAAATAAATGTTCGCTTGAAAAAAGAAATTGTTCATGCAGGTATTCCACACATAAAACCCTATCACGGAACAGGAACTCATCTTTCTCCTCAAGAATTTAAAAACTTGAAAGATAATGACGATGTTGTTATTCTTGATGTGCGTTCAGATTACGAGCATAATTTGGGACATTTCAAAAATGCTGTTACATTGGATATGGAAAATTTTAGAGAATTTCCAGAGAAGATAAAAGAATTAGAAAAGTACAAAGATAAAAAAGTCTTGACCTATTGTACAGGAGGAATAAAATGCGAAAAAGCATCTGCATTACTCTTGAAAGAAGGTTTTGAATCTGTTTATCAGCTCCACGGTGGAATTATAAAATACGGAAAAGAAGTGGGAGGAGAAGATTTTGAAGGAAAATGTTATGTTTTTGATGAGCGTGTAGCTGTTGATGTAAACGAAGTAAATCCGACTTTAGTAAGTACCTGTTATGTGTGTGAACAGCGCAGCGACTATATGGTAAACTGTGCCAATCCAAAATGTAATCGACACACAACTATTTGCAAACCTTGTTTAGAAAAAATGGACGGTGCGTGTAGTGATGAGTGTAAAAACCATCCAGAAAAACGCCAATACGAGCCAGAGGGAAAGGGAATGTATAAGAAAAATTTGAATGGATATAATCCTTATATCGGTTGGAATGTTGATAAAGTAATTGATAAAAACATAAATAAAAAATAG
- a CDS encoding polysaccharide biosynthesis/export family protein produces MKWKRKLEKDSHKHQLTFYPTFKSDKKAELKVILLLNAIMKYTTYSKLLLLFLLIISFSSCIPTNNLIYLKGKPQKKPNVGSTTPSSYSLNFTSYKLQAYDILGINVQNMTPSKYDLGTGAATVTVGGGQAQQGGGGGNVLLTGYTISDSGYVQVPLVGSLQVAGLTVEEAASKIKAAVEERFTEVIVRIQLLTFQVTMLGEVAAPGQVTIYNMRMTTILDVIALSGEPLITANREKVRIMRRKGDVLESYYIDLTQDDIIMSPLFYVQPGDIIYVEPLKANKALETNLPLLGIVTSIINFAFFISNLFLINR; encoded by the coding sequence ATGAAGTGGAAGCGTAAACTAGAGAAAGATAGTCATAAACACCAACTTACATTTTATCCTACCTTCAAATCTGATAAAAAAGCAGAATTGAAGGTTATTTTATTATTAAATGCTATTATGAAATATACTACTTACAGTAAATTACTTTTACTCTTCTTGCTCATTATAAGTTTTTCTAGTTGTATTCCCACCAATAATCTAATTTATCTAAAAGGTAAGCCACAAAAAAAACCAAATGTAGGAAGCACTACTCCTTCAAGTTATTCCTTGAACTTTACGTCTTATAAGTTACAAGCCTATGATATTTTGGGTATTAATGTACAAAATATGACGCCTTCAAAATATGATTTAGGTACAGGAGCAGCTACAGTTACGGTAGGAGGAGGACAAGCACAGCAAGGTGGAGGAGGTGGAAATGTTCTTCTTACTGGTTATACGATTAGTGATAGTGGTTACGTACAAGTTCCTTTAGTCGGAAGTTTGCAGGTAGCTGGTCTGACAGTTGAAGAGGCTGCTAGTAAAATTAAGGCTGCTGTAGAAGAGCGTTTTACAGAAGTAATAGTTAGAATACAGCTGCTTACTTTTCAAGTTACTATGCTTGGAGAAGTAGCTGCACCAGGGCAAGTTACAATTTATAACATGCGTATGACTACCATTTTAGATGTAATAGCTCTTTCAGGTGAACCTTTGATTACAGCAAATAGAGAAAAAGTAAGAATTATGAGAAGAAAAGGAGATGTACTAGAAAGTTATTACATAGATCTTACACAAGATGATATTATTATGTCTCCTCTTTTTTATGTACAACCAGGGGATATAATCTACGTAGAACCTCTTAAAGCAAATAAGGCATTAGAAACAAATCTTCCTTTACTTGGAATTGTTACTTCAATTATCAACTTTGCCTTCTTTATAAGTAATTTATTTTTGATTAATCGATAA
- a CDS encoding methyltransferase domain-containing protein, with protein MNERDKEYEEYKKEQEKEPSDYLEANKKMWNSLTEAHRDSNFYNVAQFKKDRNSLNSIEINEVGDVKGKSLLHLQCHFGMDTLSWANMGAKVTGMDMSDASIELAGELSREIETPANFVVSDVYSLRDNLEGEFDVVFTSYGAIGWLPDLNKWAEIVASYIKEGGFFYMVEFHPVIYMYEWGNNFALQYSYFNESSIVEEVEQSYTGDRHKQKQVSYSWNHSISEIINSLLAQGLQLEFFNEYEYSVYNCFPNLKEIEKGKFRFKPPYDKLPHTFSLKVRKPFSKKKIAGRIEV; from the coding sequence ATGAACGAAAGAGATAAAGAATACGAAGAGTATAAGAAAGAGCAAGAAAAAGAGCCTAGTGACTACCTAGAAGCCAATAAGAAAATGTGGAATTCGCTTACAGAAGCCCACCGAGATTCTAACTTTTATAATGTTGCACAATTTAAAAAGGATAGAAATTCATTAAACTCTATCGAAATAAATGAAGTAGGTGATGTAAAAGGAAAATCTCTTTTGCACCTTCAATGTCATTTTGGAATGGATACGCTCTCGTGGGCAAATATGGGAGCAAAAGTTACGGGGATGGATATGTCTGATGCTTCTATCGAACTAGCTGGAGAACTGAGCCGAGAAATAGAAACTCCTGCCAACTTTGTCGTATCTGATGTCTATTCGCTTAGAGATAATTTGGAAGGCGAGTTTGATGTTGTCTTTACTTCTTATGGTGCAATTGGTTGGCTTCCAGATTTGAATAAATGGGCTGAAATAGTGGCTAGTTATATCAAAGAAGGTGGTTTTTTTTATATGGTAGAATTTCACCCAGTTATTTATATGTATGAATGGGGAAATAATTTTGCACTTCAATATTCTTATTTCAATGAATCTTCAATTGTAGAAGAGGTAGAGCAATCTTATACAGGTGATAGGCACAAACAAAAACAGGTTTCTTATTCGTGGAATCACTCTATTAGTGAAATCATCAATTCGCTTCTTGCACAAGGTTTGCAACTAGAGTTTTTTAATGAATATGAATATAGTGTTTATAATTGTTTTCCAAATCTAAAAGAAATAGAAAAAGGAAAGTTTCGTTTCAAACCTCCTTATGATAAACTTCCTCATACGTTTTCTTTGAAAGTTAGAAAGCCATTTTCTAAGAAAAAAATAGCTGGAAGAATTGAAGTATAA
- a CDS encoding ABC transporter ATP-binding protein yields the protein MLIAKNIIKKYGSLEVLQGIDLSIAKKEVVAITGSSGAGKSTLLHILGTLDSPDGGEIIINGVEVQKLKSNQLATFRNEQIGFIFQFHNLLPEFSALENVCMPAFIGKKNVKEAEKRASELLDRFGILDRKDHKPSELSGGEQQRVAVARALINSPALVFADEPSGNLDSKNADELHNLFFTLREEFEQTFVIVTHNPELAKMADREIVLKKGLVV from the coding sequence ATGCTCATTGCCAAAAATATAATCAAAAAATATGGTTCATTAGAAGTCTTGCAAGGAATTGATTTATCGATTGCCAAAAAAGAAGTTGTTGCCATTACAGGTTCTTCGGGTGCAGGAAAATCTACCCTTTTGCATATTTTGGGAACATTAGATTCGCCAGATGGAGGAGAAATAATAATAAATGGTGTAGAAGTTCAGAAACTCAAATCAAACCAACTAGCTACTTTCAGAAACGAACAAATCGGTTTTATTTTTCAATTTCATAACCTATTACCAGAGTTTTCAGCATTAGAAAATGTTTGTATGCCCGCTTTTATTGGTAAAAAAAATGTCAAAGAGGCTGAAAAACGAGCATCAGAACTCTTAGACCGTTTTGGGATTTTGGATAGAAAAGACCACAAGCCTTCCGAGCTTTCAGGTGGAGAACAGCAGCGTGTAGCCGTAGCAAGAGCGTTGATAAATTCTCCAGCCTTAGTTTTTGCAGATGAACCTAGTGGAAACTTAGACAGCAAGAATGCAGATGAATTACATAATTTATTTTTTACACTAAGAGAAGAGTTCGAACAAACTTTTGTTATCGTTACTCACAATCCAGAACTAGCAAAAATGGCAGATAGAGAAATTGTTTTGAAAAAAGGTTTGGTGGTTTGA
- a CDS encoding vWA domain-containing protein: protein MSKTHKVFNLIILDESGSMNSIKNTIISGFNEVVQTVKGVAKQYPEQAHFISLVTFNSLHTNTLLENESVEKLNEIDKTKYNPTAGTPLFDAMGNSISQLRKITQTHSDYNVLVTILTDGEENSSKEFNGKTIKQMVDELKQQNWTFTYIGANHDVEAFAASISITNTMKFEANDQDIKKMFSKEKSSRMKYSAKIRNNEDTSKGFYD, encoded by the coding sequence ATGTCAAAGACACACAAAGTATTCAATCTCATTATCCTAGATGAGAGTGGCTCAATGAATTCTATCAAAAATACAATTATTAGTGGCTTTAATGAAGTCGTACAAACTGTAAAAGGAGTTGCCAAACAGTATCCAGAACAGGCACATTTTATCAGTCTTGTTACGTTTAATTCTCTGCATACAAATACGCTTTTAGAGAATGAAAGTGTAGAAAAATTAAATGAGATTGATAAGACAAAATATAATCCAACAGCAGGAACACCACTTTTTGATGCGATGGGAAACAGTATTTCACAGCTACGAAAAATTACTCAAACACATTCAGATTACAATGTTTTGGTTACAATTCTGACAGATGGAGAAGAAAACTCATCAAAGGAGTTCAATGGAAAAACTATAAAACAAATGGTAGATGAGCTAAAACAACAAAATTGGACATTTACTTATATCGGAGCAAATCACGATGTAGAAGCTTTTGCAGCATCCATTTCAATTACCAATACAATGAAATTTGAGGCAAACGACCAAGACATCAAGAAAATGTTTAGTAAAGAAAAATCATCACGCATGAAATACAGCGCAAAGATTAGGAATAATGAAGATACAAGTAAAGGTTTCTATGATTGA
- a CDS encoding ABC transporter permease: MKSLGKYMIFLSRTVTDMEPWHVYVRLFVDECMRIGISSVYIVTIISTFIGAVTAVQTAYNLVSPLIPKSLIGTIVRDMTILELAPTITAIVFAGKVGSNIAGGLGTMRITEQIDAIEVMGINATSYLVFPKILAGLVTYPLLVILAAFLAVGGGYLAATLTGQVTSVEYVYGIRLDFVEFNVTFMLIKSVVFAFLVTTISAYKGYYTRGGALEVGEASTKAVTTSCIAILLADYLLAQLLV, from the coding sequence ATGAAAAGTCTTGGTAAGTATATGATTTTTTTAAGCCGAACGGTTACAGATATGGAGCCGTGGCACGTTTATGTTCGTCTCTTTGTAGATGAATGTATGCGAATTGGTATTAGTTCAGTCTATATTGTTACCATTATTTCTACTTTTATTGGTGCAGTAACTGCCGTTCAGACAGCCTATAACCTTGTTAGCCCTCTTATTCCTAAATCACTTATCGGTACAATCGTTCGTGATATGACTATTTTAGAACTTGCTCCCACCATTACGGCTATCGTTTTTGCAGGAAAAGTAGGCTCAAATATCGCTGGTGGATTAGGTACAATGCGAATAACAGAACAAATTGATGCCATTGAAGTAATGGGAATTAATGCAACTTCGTACTTGGTTTTTCCAAAAATTTTGGCTGGTTTGGTAACTTATCCGTTGCTTGTTATTTTGGCTGCTTTTTTAGCCGTTGGAGGTGGATATTTAGCTGCAACACTTACAGGACAAGTAACTTCAGTAGAATATGTATATGGAATTCGTTTAGATTTTGTTGAGTTTAATGTTACTTTTATGCTTATCAAATCAGTAGTTTTTGCCTTTTTGGTTACTACTATTTCTGCTTATAAAGGTTATTATACACGAGGTGGCGCATTAGAAGTAGGCGAAGCAAGTACGAAGGCAGTTACTACAAGTTGTATTGCTATTCTTTTAGCCGATTATTTGCTTGCTCAACTTCTTGTTTGA